CGGCATCGATGCCCAGCCACTGGTCGATCACGCCAAGCGACATGCCGAGCAGGAGGATCACGCCCATCACCGTGTTGCTGACTGCCGTGTATTGCGCACGGTTCTCGCTGCTGGCCATGTCGACCAGGTAGGTCTTGCGACCGACACGCGCGCCATGGTGGGCGAGGGTGGCCAGGAAGACCAGGCTGGCGCCGACCAGCGCTTCATCCAGCAAGGCGGGCAGGAAGGCGGAGATCAACAAGGTCACTCCAATGACCAGCGAACTCAGCATGGCCGCTACCGTCATCACGCCTTCGCTGGAATCGTCCGACCAGCGCCCCCACACATTGCCGGAGACCATGCCGGACAGGCCGCTGGCAAGCAGCAGGTAACCCAGGTCCAGCAACTGGCCGTCACCCTGCCGCTGCAACAGCACGACCAGGTAGGGAATCGCGAAGGCCGAGGCAACCAGCAAGGCACGGGCAATGACGAAATGCCGGAAGTGAGGATCGCGGCGCAATACGCCGAGCGAGGCAAGCGCCTCGGTCACGGCATTGCCGCCCCCTTCGGTCGCACCCGGAACCTCGGGAATGGCGGCATAGGCAACAGCCGCCAGCAACCACATGCCGGCGGCGAACGCGAGCAGGCCCGCGAACAGCCAGGGATCACCCTGCTCGCGCGGCACCAGGACAATGATGAGAGCAACGAGCAGGCTGGCGAGTCCGGCAAAGGATGCGGCCGAACCACTGAGCCGACCGCGGCGCGACTTGGAAACCGTCTTGCCCAAGACGTCCTTGGCGGCCACCGAGCAGACTCCGCGGGCAAGACTGAAGACAACAAGCAGGCCGATGATGCTCCAGCCCAGCATGGCACCGCGCAGTGACAAGGCGGCAATGGCCATGCCCGACAAGGCCAGTGCCTGGCCGACGCTGCCGGTGACCCAGAAGAACTTGCGCAAGGGTCGCTCGCGCATGGCCTGCGCGATGAACAGTTGCGGCAGCAAGGCGAGGGATTCGCGGATCGGTACCAGCAAGCCGATGAAAAAGGCCGGCGCCGCAAGGCTGGCGAGCATCCAGGCCAGCACCAGCCGCGCGCTGACCAGCGCATCACCCAGCTTGGTTAGACTCAGTGCCAGCAGCTGGAAAGTGAAGGCGCGCGGTTGTTCATGGCAGGCCGACTCGGGAATGTCGCGACAGACGCGGGCATCCTCGTCTTCGGCCAGGTAACCGTACACCTGCTCGGCTAGACTGCGCTGCTGCCGGTCCGGCGAGTTCATGCTGCTCCCAATGCTTCAATCGTCACGTGCAAGCTCCTTCCTGAGTGTGTCGGCCTGCTGCCGGATCGCGTCCATATCGTCCTTCGACTTGCGCGCCAGGTTCTTCATCTGGAATCCCATGCGGTGATTGTTCGCGAGCGTCTCCTGGTGCCGGGCGAGGAAATCCCAGTACAGGGTGGTGAAGGGACAGGCCTTCTCGCCCGACGCCTGCTTTGGCTTGAAGCGGCACTGACCACAGTAATTAGACATGCGGTCGATGTAGGCACCGCTGGCGCAATAAGGCTTGGTGCCCACGATACCGCCATCGGCAAACTGTGACATCCCCTGCGCATTCGGCAGGGACACCCAGTCGACACTGTCGATGTACATGCTCATGTGCCAGGCATTGAACTGCCGTGGATCGATGCCGAAAAGCTGCGCAAACAGACCGAGCACCATCAGCCGCTGGATGTGATGCGCATAGGCATGCTGCTTCAGGTTGGTGACGGCATCGCGCATGCAGGCCATGTCGGTGTCGGCAGTCCAGTACAGCGCGGGCATGTCCTCGCGAGCGGCGAGTGCGTTCTTTTCTGCGTAGTCCGGCATGCAGTGCCAGTACAGGCCATGAATGTATTCACGCCAGCCGAGCACCTGCCGGATGAAGCCCTCGACCGCGTTGATCGGCGCCTTCCCCGCTTCGAAGGCCTGCAATGCGGCGTCGCAGGCTTCGCGTGGCGACAGCAAGCCAATGTTGAGATACGGCGACAGGATGGAATGATGCATGAAGGTTTCACCCTTCAGCATGGCGTCCTGGTAATCACCAAAGTGCGGCAGGTGGACGTCGACAAATCGATCGAGCGCGCGCTTCGCCTGCTCGCGCGTCACGGCCCAGTCGAAATCTTCCGCGTCTCCGGGATGATCGGCGAAACGGTCCTTGACCAGCGCAATGACATCGCGCGTGAGGTCATCGTTGCGCGCCCGATAAGGCGCGGGCAGGTCGAGCTCGCCGGCCGGCGCCTTGCGATTGTCCTTGTCGTAGTTCCACTGGCCACTGACCGGCTTGCCCTGGTCGTTCATCAGCATGCCGGTTCGCTTGCGCATGAAACGGTAGAAATCTTCCAGCAGGAAATCCTTGCGGCCGTCCGCCCACGCTTCGAAGGTGGCGCGCTGACAGAGGAACCGCGAGTCCTCGCGAATCTCGACCGGCAGGTCGAAGTCGCGCTCCCAGCGACGCACCATCTCCAGCACCCGCCAGTCGCCCGGCCAGGTCGTGACAATGCGGTCGCATTCGTTTTCTTCCAGGCAGGTGGCGATGGCGGCATCATGCGAAGCGGCAGCCGTCGCTCCGTCAAGCGCAAAATAGCGAACCCGGTGGCCGGCATCCTCGAGTTCGCTGGCGAAATGGCGCATCGCCGACAGGAACAGCACCAGCTTCTGCTGGTGATGCTTTACATGAGTGGTTTCCGCAATCGTCTCGGCGAGAACGACGACGTCGCCGGCGGAGACGTCATCCAGCGCACTGATATCGTGACTCAGCTGGTCACCGAATATCAGGCGCAAGGTCGGCATGGGCAGGGGGCCGGCGAGCAGCCAGCAGGAAAATCAGCTACCGAGCAACTGGCGCAGCTTGGCGAGGGAGGCGATTACCTGCTTCCGCTCGGCTTCCGGCATGTCATCGATACGCTTGTCGAGCTGCGCAACATGGGCCGGGAACACGTCGCGGAAGAGCTCGTCGCCCTTGTCGGTCAGCATGGCGCGCACGCAGCGGCGGTCGTCCGGGCAGGCCTTGCGTTCGACATAACCCTTGCTCTCGAGACGGTCGACAACACCGGTCAGGGTGGTCTTGGTGATCAGCGTGTTCTCGCCGATTTCCTTGAAGGTCATGCCCGGCTGGTTGCCCAGGGTACAGATCACGTCGAACTCGGCATTGGAGAGGCCACGGTGCTTGATGTCACCGGAACTGAAATCCGAGAACGCCTGGTACGCGCGCACGACTTCGCGAACGACGGCGAGGCACTGGCTTTGAGCGGCTTCCCGGGTCTTGTCCATGGTCGGTTTGCTGTCCTCGAGGTCCTGCGTGTTGAGTTTGACGTTCATGATCAGGGCTTGCTGTGTATGGTCACTGGATTCGGCCTTGGCCGGATTTGTCTTGATCCGGACGGTCCATTTAATTTGCTGTTTTGCGGCGCTCGTGTCAAATCGGGGCGCTTACAAGGACCAGCCCAGGCCCGCGTGGAAGCCGATGTCGGCGGTATTGGCGAAATTGATGACGTTCTCGGTCAGCGCAAAGGTGAAGTGCCACCGCTCCTGCTGCCAGCGCAGGCCGGCACTCAGCTGGACCTGGTTGGCTGCCAGCTCCGGATCGGTGCCCGCGGCGAACAGGCTTCGCGACAGGCTCAGTTGCAGGACGCTGCTCAGGCCATTGTCGGCAATGCGATGCTCCCAGGCCACGTTGGCACCAGGAATGAAGCGGTTCACCGCCTTGCCGAAGTTGTCCGAACCGCCAAAGTAGACGCCGGAAACACTGAAAAAGAGGCCGTCCCGAGACCACAGGCGCTGCCAGGAAACCTGCACCCCGGTATCGGCATGGCCCGAACTGAAGAACGGCACGTCCGCGCCCCAGGGCAGCTTCGCGGCGAGCTCCACGACCACGTCCCAATCGCCAAGCGCCAGGCCACGCCAACGGCCACCAATGACCGGATCCGCAAGGGCATTGGTGCGCGGCACGTCGGTGAGCATGCTCTGGGCCTCGCCCAGCTTGAAGAAGGCCTGGAAGGCGTCGCGGGCAACCAGGGGCCGGCCGAAATCATCAAAGCCGGCAGCATCGTGGAAGGATTCGATGGTGGAATCGAGAAAGCCCCCCGTGTAGTGATGCAGCGGCAGGATGCCGTAAACCGTCCAGTCATCATTGATCGCCCGGTGGACGGTCAGGTTCAGCACGCTGGTCGTGCCATCGAAGTAGAACGCGTCATCAGGCAGCGCGGCCAGCGCGGCAAAATCCTCGCCAGTCAGCGCAGCGCGGGTCCCCCGGGCTTCCAGGTAATCGGCCACGTTCCTGCTCATGATGAAGGTATTGCTGAACTCGAGGTTCGCCTCCAAGGCCCAGTTTTCCGGGTAGCGTGCCGACGCCGCAGTGGGCAGGAAGTCCAGGCGCTGCAGGGAAAACGGTGTCATGTCGCGCAAGCGCAACGGGCCGAGGAATGCGGCCGGGCCGGTGCCGCGCGCCGCAGCCGAGGCTTCGGCGGCACTTGCCGGTGCCATGCCGGCCGCCGCCAGCGCAAGCAGCAGGAAGGAGAGCGCCATGAATTTACTACGTATCATGATATTTCTTTTCCGGACTAAACAGCCGGATCCACACCAGGGTTCAAGGGTCGAGCGTGGCCGATCGCCGCGCCATGTCGCCATTTACGCAGGTACATGCGCGGGACGACGTCTATTTGGCCAAGGATTATATAGTCCGATTCCGGACTAATCAAATCCGGATATTTATTGATCCTGGCATCGCTAGCCCGCTGGCGGCCCGTTATGATGTGGGCCGGCCATGAACCCAAGAAACCGCATGCTTGACCGCCCCCTTGCCTTCGTCGACCTGGAAACCACCGGCACCAACCCGGTGCACGACCGGATCATCGAGATTGGCATCCTGCTCGTCGACGCGGACGGCAGTCGGCAGGAATGGTCCTCGCTGGTCGACCCCGGGACCGGCATACCGCCCTTTATCGAATCGCTGACCGGCATTTCGCCGGACATGGTGAAGTCCGCACCCAGCTTTGGTGACATTGCCGATGAGGTGCAGGACCTGCTGGGAGATCGCCTGTTCGTCGCGCACAACGCCCGCTTCGATTACAGCTTCCTGCGCAATGAA
The Gammaproteobacteria bacterium genome window above contains:
- a CDS encoding MFS transporter yields the protein MNSPDRQQRSLAEQVYGYLAEDEDARVCRDIPESACHEQPRAFTFQLLALSLTKLGDALVSARLVLAWMLASLAAPAFFIGLLVPIRESLALLPQLFIAQAMRERPLRKFFWVTGSVGQALALSGMAIAALSLRGAMLGWSIIGLLVVFSLARGVCSVAAKDVLGKTVSKSRRGRLSGSAASFAGLASLLVALIIVLVPREQGDPWLFAGLLAFAAGMWLLAAVAYAAIPEVPGATEGGGNAVTEALASLGVLRRDPHFRHFVIARALLVASAFAIPYLVVLLQRQGDGQLLDLGYLLLASGLSGMVSGNVWGRWSDDSSEGVMTVAAMLSSLVIGVTLLISAFLPALLDEALVGASLVFLATLAHHGARVGRKTYLVDMASSENRAQYTAVSNTVMGVILLLGMSLGVIDQWLGIDAVLLLLLGVGLAAAWTSWRLPDVSA
- a CDS encoding cryptochrome/photolyase family protein, translated to MPTLRLIFGDQLSHDISALDDVSAGDVVVLAETIAETTHVKHHQQKLVLFLSAMRHFASELEDAGHRVRYFALDGATAAASHDAAIATCLEENECDRIVTTWPGDWRVLEMVRRWERDFDLPVEIREDSRFLCQRATFEAWADGRKDFLLEDFYRFMRKRTGMLMNDQGKPVSGQWNYDKDNRKAPAGELDLPAPYRARNDDLTRDVIALVKDRFADHPGDAEDFDWAVTREQAKRALDRFVDVHLPHFGDYQDAMLKGETFMHHSILSPYLNIGLLSPREACDAALQAFEAGKAPINAVEGFIRQVLGWREYIHGLYWHCMPDYAEKNALAAREDMPALYWTADTDMACMRDAVTNLKQHAYAHHIQRLMVLGLFAQLFGIDPRQFNAWHMSMYIDSVDWVSLPNAQGMSQFADGGIVGTKPYCASGAYIDRMSNYCGQCRFKPKQASGEKACPFTTLYWDFLARHQETLANNHRMGFQMKNLARKSKDDMDAIRQQADTLRKELARDD
- a CDS encoding MarR family transcriptional regulator — encoded protein: MNVKLNTQDLEDSKPTMDKTREAAQSQCLAVVREVVRAYQAFSDFSSGDIKHRGLSNAEFDVICTLGNQPGMTFKEIGENTLITKTTLTGVVDRLESKGYVERKACPDDRRCVRAMLTDKGDELFRDVFPAHVAQLDKRIDDMPEAERKQVIASLAKLRQLLGS
- a CDS encoding DUF3187 family protein, producing the protein MIRSKFMALSFLLLALAAAGMAPASAAEASAAARGTGPAAFLGPLRLRDMTPFSLQRLDFLPTAASARYPENWALEANLEFSNTFIMSRNVADYLEARGTRAALTGEDFAALAALPDDAFYFDGTTSVLNLTVHRAINDDWTVYGILPLHHYTGGFLDSTIESFHDAAGFDDFGRPLVARDAFQAFFKLGEAQSMLTDVPRTNALADPVIGGRWRGLALGDWDVVVELAAKLPWGADVPFFSSGHADTGVQVSWQRLWSRDGLFFSVSGVYFGGSDNFGKAVNRFIPGANVAWEHRIADNGLSSVLQLSLSRSLFAAGTDPELAANQVQLSAGLRWQQERWHFTFALTENVINFANTADIGFHAGLGWSL